A part of Aspergillus oryzae RIB40 DNA, chromosome 7 genomic DNA contains:
- a CDS encoding aminotransferase-like domain-containing protein (aromatic amino acid aminotransferase and related proteins) — MESPEEVNLFRGWPNPALLPTDALAEASATVMASPTIRVPALMYGPDEGYQPLREHLAQWLTAFYQPRHPISSERICITGGASQNLACIFQVFTDPSYTRNVWMAAPTYFLACRIMDDAGFAGRLRAVPHDESGLDLTFLRQELVKAEEKAQAEQRLEPIYKLPRPWAKVYKHLIYATPTFSNPTTLTMSLADREGLVRLAREFDALVVTDDVYDFLQWSPDPEQPLAQPDKAQIPRVVDVDRYLDGGPKDEWGNVVSNGSFSKLIGPGARTGWAEGTEKFAYGLSQTGSSRSGGAPSQFSAAIIAQLFPTGFIQTYVDQVLRPRYAERYYRLISAVREHLLPLGVTLPSTSLEAVGGYFVWIQLPPPLQADDLATVALREYKVNVIAGNRFRVQGDPDTRRNSFNRSIRLCFAWEHEEKLAEGVRRLACAIRSALK; from the exons ATGGAATCTCCAGAAGAGGTCAACCTGTTTCGTGGCTGGCCGAACCCCGCCTTGCTGCCCACAGACGCCTTAGCTGAGGCCTCCGCCACAGTCATGGCTTCACCAACCATCCGAGTTCCGGCTTTAATGTATGGTCCCGATGAGGGTTACCAACCGTTGCGAGAACACCTTGCCCAATGGTTGACGGCTTTCTACCAACCCCGCCATCCTATCTCTTCCGAGCGCATCTGTATAACGGGCGGTGCCAGTCAAAACCTGGCTTGTATCTTTCAAGTCTTCACGGATCCATCGTATACTAGGAATGTCTGGATGGCGGCCCCCACCTATTTCTTAGCATGTCGGATAATGGACGATGCCGGGTTTGCTGGCCGCTTGAGAGCTGTACCTCATGATGAGTCAGGTCTTGATCTTACATTTCTCCGTCAAGAACTGGTTAAggctgaggagaaggctcAAGCTGAGCAGCGTCTTGAACCG ATATACAAACTACCGAGACCATGGGCTAAAGTTTATAAACATCTTATCTACGCCACGCCCACATTTTCCAACCCCACGACCCTGACAATGTCTTTGGCGGATCGGGAGGGCTTGGTCCGCCTTGCACGAGAGTTTGATGCTCTGGTTGTGACAGATGACGTCTATGATTTTCTACAATGGTCACCTGATCCAGAACAACCACTAGCACAGCCCGACAAGGCTCAGATCCCCCGTGTAGTGGACGTGGATCGCTACCTTGATGGTGGCCCTAAGGATGAGTGGGGCAACGTGGTAAGTAACGGAAGCTTTAGCAAGCTAATCGGACCTGGCGCAAGAACTGGATGGGCAGAGGGCACCGAAAAATTTGCCTATGGTCTATCACAAAC AGGCTCCTCACGGTCAGGAGGCGCGCCATCACAGTTTTCGGCCGCCATCATTGCTCAACTGTTCCCCACGGGGTTCATCCAAACCTATGTCGACCAGGTCTTGCGACCAAGATATGCAGAGCGCTACTATCGCCTGATATCTGCTGTCCGTGagcaccttcttccccttggTGTAACGCTTCCATCCACCTCGTTAGAGGCTGTGGGAGGGTATTTTGTCTGGATCCAACTACCCCCACCACTACAGGCGGATGATCTTGCGACCGTAGCGCTTCGAGAGTATAAGGTGAATGTTATTGCTGGTAATAGATTCCGTGTTCAAGGCGACCCCGACACTAGAAGGAACAGTTTTAACCGAAGCATACGTCTTTGTTTCGCCTGGGAACATGAGGAGAAGTTAGCGGAAGGGGTGCGCCGACTTGCATGCGCTATACGCTCCGCATTGAAATAA
- a CDS encoding ankyrin repeat protein (ankyrin) has product MSRSRSSIASDSGDRLEPRLLRAAENDSVEALRRIIELAHENGQYSDNFLRVGLMRSCERGCIAATQYLLDLLCMNLKDGNSQPSPLAANNRPSPLLRAVERNHVRIVQLLLDYGAPLETTDKDGRTALMTAAWKNHWHVLQLLIARGANVNAKDHRKRNVLHNLAADKHCNWGEDVIALLLKTVCEIDGEAGQDELGRTPLHWACATGKLRFAELLLTRPHGPIANVNAIEFRNKSALHIAIAHDWDNIVHLLLRHGADIDSRSDGGWTPLHNACDKGAKEIVRILLHAGAKINSQLLNGVTPLHLAAQAGHTEVVKCLLEYPDLKRRIRDNFGCTPFLRAAQFKRKDIVLLLAPFNNVDALSPDARGACEGFEATVVDFGNFRNENRVRKTSVFNLLYGRDPENPHKQAFTTVPMDSKVTDFRWIHLPANNMAWVEGLLTKNFIEEGAHDIESFKGLERSFHYQHRGQRTHSHFMRPMCQRTQRKQRFHEENEESPEEKVENKLPQIVINGRLQEPPKSPANGGSNKAKKQKTQGGKSERADSDDTSNSSHGKKAKNHTKRGKSKGESMQKSKNDEQHRHPLSLCKDNGHSTTSNVCVFMPYLHFETAERRLKMQEAIQRAETLNFQPGFTRSPTRDEMLIRAHLASSTASLHVRRTLDQFFYPNIDTQTRDQDQVVYRYQTMGQGRERYGTEPKIFMVDQLWMWIMGTDLIVTCFAQRWEQPKNDPLNVLDGIIEDINSKTREPVRSVYDLASIITNRCSGVFDRHRMGDDEYQFLDMFESSIGIATDRETVLFNKFNRASAQASDWLKNHRKLSRFARNSQTKKDVTNRDGDKQFEEDEDEVPLFVDNLLDIGQEIDLLAEAKDIRDELNMIRTVLEHQQNVLLDLQDIIFGIYQVQHRSQYDIKRRFKEQQRNIDMHLKDIERMDKQAERIYSSITDLLDLKQKHANAFEARFARDQAAGTTRQGKIMMVFTIVTTVFLPLSFIATFFTMNLEEFPHNADGSEQLPLSYVAEYTFGIGVAISIPLILLALTVDDIGDGCQEAFRRARRWMFHRKKKPRGRSMIEEPRPRTALGLDNVLSGTKSRRSVDTELAGSLLPISTRGTVRSLGKRSISLRRDEAYR; this is encoded by the coding sequence ATGTCCAGGTCACGATCTAGTATTGCTAGTGACAGCGGTGACCGCCTGGAGCCACGTTTATTACGAGCGGCTGAGAATGACAGCGTCGAGGCTCTGAGGCGCATTATTGAATTGGCCCACGAAAATGGCCAGTACAGCGACAACTTTCTGCGAGTTGGGCTTATGCGAAGCTGCGAGCGCGGTTGCATTGCCGCAACGCAGTATTTGCTGGACTTATTATGTATGAATCTGAAGGATGGGAATAGTCAACCCTCTCCACTCGCTGCGAATAATCGTCCATCGCCGCTATTGCGCGCCGTTGAGCGGAATCACGTCCGAATAGTGCAGCTGCTATTGGATTATGGTGCACCTCTAGAGACGACGGATAAGGATGGTCGGACGGCGTTGATGACAGCTGCCTGGAAGAACCACTGGCATGTGCTGCAACTCCTGATCGCACGAGGCGCCAACGTCAACGCGAAAGATCACAGAAAGAGGAATGTGCTGCATAACCTGGCAGCAGATAAGCACTGCAACTGGGGTGAAGATGTGATTGCACTTTTGTTAAAGACAGTTTGCGAGATCGATGGTGAAGCCGGCCAGGATGAGTTGGGCCGGACTCCACTGCACTGGGCCTGTGCGACAGGGAAGTTGCGCTTCGCAGAGTTACTTTTGACAAGACCACATGGGCCAATTGCAAACGTGAATGCGATCGAGTTCAGAAATAAAAGCGCACTCCATATCGCAATCGCTCACGATTGGGATAATATTGTGCATCTTCTACTCCGACATGGTGCGGATATTGACTCCAGAAGTGATGGCGGCTGGACTCCGCTGCATAATGCGTGCGATAAGGGCGCTAAGGAGATTGTGCGCATCTTATTGCACGCTGGGGCCAAGATCAATAGTCAATTATTGAATGGTGTCACACCACTACATCTGGCAGCCCAGGCAGGACACACCGAGGTCGTCAAATGTCTCCTGGAGTATCCGGATTTGAAGCGGAGGATCCGTGATAACTTTGGATGTACGCCATTCTTGCGAGCAGCACAGTTCAAGCGCAAGGATATTGTGTTGCTGTTGGCACCATTCAATAACGTAGATGCACTTTCGCCGGATGCGCGGGGCGCTTGCGAAGGTTTCGAGGCGACAGTTGTCGACTTTGGAAACTTTCGCAACGAGAACAGAGTGAGAAAAACCTCGGTTTTCAACTTACTCTATGGGCGAGACCCCGAAAATCCACACAAACAAGCTTTTACTACTGTTCCTATGGATAGTAAAGTTACCGACTTCAGGTGGATCCATCTTCCCGCAAACAACATGGCTTGGGTCGAGGGTCTGCTCACTAAGAATTTCATCGAGGAGGGCGCGCACGACATCGAAAGCTTCAAGGGCCTCGAGAGGTCATTCCACTACCAGCATCGAGGCCAAAGAACGCATTCCCACTTTATGCGACCGATGTGTCAACGCACGCAACGAAAGCAACGGtttcatgaagaaaatgaagaaagtccagaggagaaggttgagaacAAGCTCCCTCAGATTGTCATCAATGGACGTCTCCAAGAGCCGCCAAAAAGTCCAGCAAACGGCGGTAGCAACAAAGCaaaaaagcagaagacaCAGGGAGGAAAGTCCGAACGGGCCGACTCTGACGATACCTCGAATAGCTCCCACGGGAAAAAAGCGAAGAACCACACTAAACGTGGTAAATCCAAGGGTGAATCGATGCAAAAGTCGAAGAATGACGAACAACATCGACATCCGCTCTCCCTTTGCAAAGACAACGGGCATTCTACCACCAGTAATGTGTGCGTGTTCATGCCATATCTTCACTTTGAAACTGCTGAAAGAAGACTGAAGATGCAAGAAGCAATACAACGAGCTGAGACGCTTAATTTTCAACCTGGATTCACTCGCTCCCCTACACGAGATGAGATGCTTATCCGCGCGCACCTGGCATCTTCCACGGCTTCGCTTCATGTCCGACGGACCCTGGATCAGTTTTTCTACCCTAACATCGATACTCAGACCCGAGATCAGGATCAGGTGGTGTATCGCTATCAGACCATGGGGCAAGGACGAGAGCGATACGGAACGGAACCGAAAATCTTCATGGTGGACCAACTGTGGATGTGGATTATGGGCACGGATTTGATCGTCACTTGCTTCGCACAACGATGGGAACAACCCAAAAACGACCCGCTAAACGTCCTGGACGGTATCATCGAGGACATAAACTCTAAGACTCGAGAACCAGTCCGTTCTGTGTATGATTTGGCCAGCATCATAACTAATCGCTGCTCGGGTGTCTTTGACCGCCACCGTATGGGTGACGATGAGTACCAATTCTTGGACATGTTCGAGTCGTCAATTGGCATCGCAACGGACCGCGAGACAGTGCTTTTTAATAAGTTTAACCGCGCATCAGCCCAGGCCTCGGACTGGCTCAAGAACCATCGCAAGTTGAGTCGTTTCGCTCGGAACTCGCAGACAAAAAAGGATGTCACCAACCGTGACGGTGACAAACagtttgaagaagacgaagatgaagtacCTCTCTTCGTGGATAATCTCCTCGATATCGGACAGGAGATCGACCTTCTCGCTGAGGCTAAGGATATCCGTGACGAACTCAATATGATTCGCACCGTTCTGGAACACCAGCAGAATGTTCTACTTGACCTCCAAGACATCATCTTTGGAATTTATCAAGTACAGCATCGATCGCAGTACGACATCAAGAGGCGATTCAAGGAACAGCAGCGCAATATCGACATGCACCTTAAGGACATCGAGCGGATGGATAAGCAAGCGGAGCGTATATATTCATCCATCACGGATTTGCTAGATCTAAAGCAAAAGCACGCAAACGCTTTTGAGGCCCGATTCGCCCGCGACCAAGCTGCTGGCACAACCCGCCAGGGCAAGATTATGATGGTATTTACTATCGTAACAactgtctttcttcccctgTCATTCATCGCAACCTTTTTTACAATGAATCTTGAAGAGTTCCCTCATAATGCAGACGGATCGGAGCAACTCCCCCTCTCATACGTCGCAGAATACACATTCGGCATTGGGGTTGCCATTTCTATCCCACTTATTCTCCTTGCCCTGACCGTGGACGATATCGGCGATGGATGCCAGGAAGCCTTCCGGCGGGCCCGCCGGTGGATGTTTcataggaagaagaaaccccgTGGACGGTCCATGATCGAAGAGCCAAGGCCGAGGACAGCATTAGGATTGGACAATGTCCTCAGTGGGACAAAGTCCCGGAGAAGTGTTGATACAGAACTGGCTGGAAGCTTACTACCTATCTCTACTAGAGGAACGGTTCGTTCTTTGGGTAAAAGAAGTATATCCTTGAGGCGGGACGAGGCATATCGATGA
- a CDS encoding amidase family protein (amidases) — protein sequence MVSKVFGRLLTTGLVLANSVSASTEAAHDDSLVASQVVTNPYEYDFPTLGATGASLFPMRLCNGFKLEEASIDAIQEQLGAGNLTSVELLQCYLERIHQTQPYLNAILQVNPDAFKIAKALDEERAQGKSRGPLHGIPFIVKDNIASKDRLETTAGSWALLGSVVPRDSYVVHGLRKAGALLLGKAALSEWADMRSNNYSEGFSARGGQCRSAYNLTVNPGGSSSGSGVGVGANLIPFALGTETDGSVINPAQRNSVVGIKPTVGLTSRAGVIPESLHQDTVGTFGKTVRDAVYALDAIYGIDARDNYTLAQKGKTPEGGYAQFLTNKTALKGATFGIPWKSFWALGDEDQISQLLELVDLIKQAGATVINGTELPHYKTIVSPDGFNWDYGSTRGYANESEYSYIKVDFYNNLKDYLSEVENTKVKSVEDLVQYYQDNYGSEGGYPSIHPAFGSGQDGLIASLESKGIMDETYYQALEFCQRTTREEGIDAALKYKNRTLDGLLVPPDVAQSIQVAAQAGYPVITVPAGVGKESGMPFGLAIMNTAFSEPTLIKYASAIEDMQKSTGTKYQRSLPEWRGYLTRNLPVIM from the exons ATGGTCTCGAAAGTGTTCGGTCGACTTTTGACCACCGGCCTTGTATTGGCAAACTCTGTTTCCGCCAGCACCGAGGCAGCCCATGACGATAGTTTAGTTGCATCTCAGGTTGTGACAAATCCCTATGAATATGATTTCCCTACCTTGGGAGCCACAGGAGCCTCGCTCTTCCCCATGCGTTTGTGCAATGGCTTCAAGCTAGAGGAAGCCAGCATCGACGCCATTCAGGAGCAACTCGGTGCTGGAAATCTCACTAGCGTTGAACTCCTGCAATGCTACCTGGAGCGCATTCACCAGACCCAGCCTTATTTGAA TGCGATTTTGCAAGTCAACCCGGATGCTTTCAAGATAGCGAAAGCCCTTGATGAGGAACGCGCGCAGGGAAAGAGCCGCGGCCCGCTCCACGGTATCCCGTTCATCGTCAAGGATAACATTGCTAGCAAGGATCGTTTGGAAACCACTGCGGGCAGCTGGGCACTTCTGGGCTCTGTCGTGCCCCGTGATTCCTATGTTGTCCACGGCCTTCGTAAAGCCGGTGCTCTTCTCCTGGGCAAGGCTGCCCTGAGTGAGTGGGCCGACATGCGTTCCAACAACTACTCTGAGGGTTTCTCGGCCCGTGGAGGCCAATGCCGCAGCGCGTACAACCTCACTGTCAACCCTGGTGGCAGCAGCTCCGGGTCTGGCGTTGGCGTTGGTGCCAATCTGATTCCCTTCGCCTTGGGAACGGAGACCGACGGCAGTGTCATCAACCCCGCTCAGAGAAACTCGGTCGTCGGTATCAAGCCTACTGTCGGTTTGACCTCCCGTGCTGGCGTTATTCCCGAATCTCTACACCAGGACACCGTTGGTACCTTTGGCAAGACAGTGCGTGACGCAGTCTATGCTCTTGACGCCATCTACGGTATTGATGCTCGCGATAACTACACGCTTgcccaaaagggaaagaccCCCGAGGGCGGCTATGCGCAGTTCCTCACCAACAAGACCGCCCTCAAAGGCGCCACATTCGGTATTCCCTGGAAATCCTTCTGGGcccttggtgatgaggaccAAATCTCTCAGCTCCTTGAGCTGGTCGACCTGATCAAGCAGGCCGGTGCCACCGTGATCAACGGCACTGAATTGCCCCATTACAAGACCATCGTCTCCCCCGACGGCTTCAACTGGGACTACGGCTCTACTCGCGGATACGCCAACGAATCCGAATACAGCTACATCAAGGTCGACTTCTATAACAACCTCAAGGACTATCTGTCTGAGGTTGAGAACACCAAGGTCAAGTCTGTCGAAGACCTCGTCCAGTACTATCAAGACAACTACGGCTCCGAAGGCGGATACCCAAGCATCCACCCCGCCTTCGGCTCCGGCCAGGACGGTCTGATCGCTTCCCTCGAAAGCAAGGGTATCATGGACGAGACCTACTACCAGGCGCTCGAGTTCTGCCAGCGTACCACACGCGAGGAAGGAATCGACGCGGCCCTGAAGTACAAGAACAGAACCCTGGACGGCCTCCTCGTGCCTCCAGATGTTGCGCAGAGCATCCAGGTCGCCGCTCAGGCCGGGTACCCCGTGATTACCGTTCCGGCTGGCGTTGGCAAGGAGTCTGGCATGCCTTTCGGACTGGCGATCATGAACACTGCTTTCTCGGAGCCCACCTTGATCAAGTATGCCAGTGCTATTGAGGATATGCAGAAGTCGACTGGAACTAAGTACCAGCGCTCTCTTCCTGAGTGGCGTGGCTATTTGACTCGCAACCTCCCTGTGATTATGTAA
- a CDS encoding putative pyridine nucleotide-disulfide oxidoreductase (NADH-dehydrogenase (ubiquinone)): MRSVFVNSPVRLGRISRPLLSSTYPVSQSSFVQCKRCLATQADHSAAIPESDRGKERVVILGSGWGGYTLSRKLSSKSFSPVIISPRSYFVFTPLLTDAAGGSLDFSNIVEPVRDPHAKVDFIQAAARAVNLEKKTVLCESTVVTSGVTETPRTHENERESEEGPDTTSMRPMQEARKWEKGDFFEVPYDKLVIAVGAVSKTFNTPGVRHNAMFFKDIGDARRVRRRVRECFELAVLPTTTPEMRKWLLHFAIVGAGPTGTELAASLRDFIYKDMTILYPALKDLPRITLYDVAPKVLSMFDESLSKYAMETMKKEGIDIKTSHHVEGLRWGEPGAEPPYEMDPKRCLTITTKEEGEVGIGMCVWVTGNAMNKFVNKALQDVETFPTASTLLKDGTHPPPELTKDTTWHIKKAPKVGALLVDGQLRVQLENADGKIAVYQDVFALGDNAMPETGAPPATAQATTQEAKWLATRLNKGDLQTSQPFSFHNMGTLAYIGDANALMQFPTEDDKPPKYLTGRMAWFVWNSAYLTMSMSWRNKLRIAFRWLLNNIFGRDVSRY; encoded by the coding sequence ATGAGGTCGGTGTTTGTGAATAGTCCCGTCCGTCTCGGACGGATATCAAGGCCTTTGCTATCAAGTACATACCCCGTGAGTCAGTCGAGCTTTGTACAGTGTAAAAGATGTCTGGCTACGCAGGCTGATCATTCGGCTGCAATTCCTGAATCCGAcagggggaaggaaagagtgGTCATACTTGGATCCGGTTGGGGAGGGTATACCCTCTCCCGAAAACTGTCGTCAAAGTCGTTTTCGCCAGTCATCATATCCCCTCGTTCATACTTTGTCTTCACACCTCTCCTGACTGACGCTGCTGGCGGGTCGTTGGATTTCTCAAACATCGTGGAGCCAGTTCGGGATCCTCACGCTAAAGTCGATTTCATCCAGGCCGCTGCACGGGCTGTCaacctggaaaagaagactGTTCTCTGTGAGTCAACCGTGGTCACGAGTGGCGTTACAGAGACGCCGCGGACCCACgagaatgaaagagagtCCGAAGAAGGCCCGGATACGACCTCAATGAGGCCCATGCAAGAGGCGCGCAAATGGGAGAAGGGGGATTTTTTCGAGGTTCCCTATGACAAATTAGTCATCGCCGTTGGTGCAGTCAGCAAAACTTTCAACACCCCTGGAGTGAGGCATAATGCCATGttcttcaaggatattgGTGACGCGCGACGCGTGAGACGTCGGGTACGAGAATGCTTTGAATTGGCGGTGCTACCGACCACGACTCCGGAGATGCGGAAATGGCTGCTACATTTCGCTATTGTTGGTGCTGGACCGACAGGAACTGAGCTAGCGGCATCGCTTCGTGACTTCATTTACAAGGATATGACGATACTATATCCAGCCCTGAAAGATCTCCCCCGTATTACCCTTTACGATGTAGCACCGAAGGTGCTATCTATGTTCGACGAGTCCCTATCAAAGTACGCCATGGagaccatgaagaaagagggtATCGACATCAAGACCTCGCACCACGTAGAAGGACTACGCTGGGGCGAGCCAGGGGCCGAACCTCCTTACGAAATGGACCCTAAACGCTGCCTTACAATCactaccaaagaagaaggcgaagtaGGCATCGGGATGTGCGTCTGGGTAACCGGAAACGCAATGAACAAGTTCGTGAATAAAGCTCTCCAAGATGTGGAAACATTCCCCACCGCATCAACCCTGCTGAAAGACGGCACCCACCCGCCCCCAGAACTCACAAAAGACACAACATGGCACATCAAAAAGGCACCAAAAGTGGGTGCCCTCCTCGTCGACGGACAACTCCGCGTCCAGCTCGAAAACGCCGACGGCAAAATCGCCGTTTATCAGGACGTCTTCGCTCTCGGTGACAACGCCATGCCGGAAACCGGTGCGCCGCCCGCGACAGCGCAGGCGACGACCCAGGAAGCGAAGTGGCTTGCTACCAGGCTGAACAAGGGCGATCTTCAAACATCCCAACCGTTCTCTTTCCATAATATGGGCACCCTGGCGTATATTGGAGATGCCAATGCGTTGATGCAGTTCCCTACCGAGGATGATAAACCGCCTAAGTATTTGACGGGACGGATGGCGTGGTTTGTGTGGAATTCGGCATATTTGACCATGAGTATGAGTTGGAGGAATAAGTTGCGGATTGCGTTTCGGTGGCTATTGAATAATATCTTTGGGAGGGACGTGTCGAGGTATTAG
- a CDS encoding uncharacterized protein (predicted protein) has product MTWSHYPEGNRYVTSYGIFYPLMSTKLEGRPASFRVDSTVFAESPSLNFLARGTDPRTPGSIEQQTRNLSLASPVMGPASPPLTPQDRLPDNDNDSTSSRRMAFVEDDGQDEIQELHLYLPIPLNSDVSNPNSRISQEDTETLLLFRNLFAFLLGQSLIATPRSPSLFAIFMDVATLLSRFEFTNFDGSNFGETATTSFGNYCDELHLADVRKSREKTIEAIVLGERLRFFPLYLEGFVHGVGKLDELKQLRSPKFGLISAATQKRLERGFIDLDTRLRVLYGKLNDFDFPSAFAGAANSTTSAESKVIRFKAWKAAFMDMRRHTIQYYRQRYGSWPPKARSKKNQFEENGLNRRVLMELYSDFANLYDMLVDRSSLTTRTVDMGADEVAEADDLNTMTNRALRQVLSEYDRSTPPVQPPIPFDIPQFPSLQPLQRKPMDAKKEAKKNAKKLKDADINAVLMGSYTRESLKPTPFIESFMQFERRCGHGKTINDLIDLRCGQWIFLYCVIQSLPLLVVDVQDVKYTDGVEYFCCIAPRGGAPWIQNDGKVARSWFGVAGGAGVVSLPSDVVINGVEGIYRRSHCWQVAEQWAEKDAILAPPTVEDPYDNESSLSSPYQAQQSSAGSSAEHQQQQPTPLLAPGGNGLTPPPVIPRTNSPALRSRAEHRHSIYPGLEALPLPAGVAPIDPPARPISRFNPNMSFDDILKQVPNQKGKK; this is encoded by the exons ATGACCTGGAGCCACTATCCAGAGGGGAACAGGTACGTAACGAGCTATGGAATTTTCTACCCTCTTATGTCAACAAAGTTGGAGG GCAGACCCGCTTCCTTCAGAGTCGATTCAACCGTCTTTGCTGAGTCGCCATCCCTGAATTTCCTTGCCCGGGGGACCGACCCCCGGACCCCAGGATCCATCGAACAGCAAACTCGCAATCTATCACTGGCATCCCCTGTCATGGGTCCTGCATCACCACCCCTGACTCCTCAAGACCGATTGCCGGACAATGACAATGACAGCACCAGTAGTAGGAGGATGGCCTTCGTGGAGGATGACGGACAGGACGAGATCCAGGAACTTCATCTTTACCTACCCATCCCCCTGAATAGCGATGTTTCCAACCCTAATAGCCGCATCTCGCAAGAGGACACGGAAACTCTGCTATTATTCCGTAATCTCTTTGCGTTCCTATTAGGACAGTCGCTAATTGCAACGCCTCGCTCCCCTTCGCTTTTCGCTATTTTCATGGATGTCGCTACACTACTCTCTCGATTCGAATTCACTAACTTCGACGGATCCAACTTCGGCGAAACCGCAACAACGAGCTTTGGCAATTATTGCGACGAATTACACCTGGCAGATGTTCGCAAAAGCCGAGAGAAGACGATAGAAGCGATTGTTCTGGGAGAGCGTCTGCGTTTCTTCCCGCTGTATCTTGAAGGTTTCGTTCATGGTGTAGGTAAATTGGATGAACTGAAGCAGCTGAGAAGTCCCAAGTTCGGTCTCATCAGCGCTGCGACCCAAAAGCGACTGGAAAGAGGCTTCATCGATCTGGATACGCGTCTCCGAGTCCTATACGGCAAGCTCAATGACTTCGATTTCCCTTCTGCATTTGCCGGCGCTGCCAATTCAACCACGTCTGCCGAAAGCAAGGTGATCCGCTTTAAAGCGTGGAAGGCTGCGTTTATGGATATGCGGCGTCATACCATCCAGTATTACCGACAAAGATATGGCTCCTGGCCTCCTAAGGCACGGTCCAAGAAAAACCAGTTTGAAGAGAACGGCCTCAATCGCCGAGTCTTGATGGAGCTATATAGTGACTTCGCCAACCTCTACGACATGCTGGTCGACCGGTCTTCCCTCACTACCCGAACTGTAGATATGGGTGCCGATGAGGTAGCAGAAGCTGATGACCTCAATACAATGACAAACAGGGCACTCCGGCAGGTCTTGAGCGAGTATGATAGAAGCACACCGCCCGTCCAGCCTCCCATCCCTTTCGATATCCCGCAGTTCCCCTCTCTGCAACCGCTACAGCGCAAGCCTATGGATGCtaagaaggaagccaaaaagAACGcaaaaaagctcaaggatgcCGATATCAATGCTGTCTTGATGGGCTCCTACACCCGTGAGAGTCTCAAGCCGACGCCATTCATTGAGTCATTTATGCAGTTTGAGCGTCGATGTGGCCATGGTAAGACTATCAACGACCTTATAGATCTTCGATGTGGCCAATGGATTTTCCTGTACTGTGTCATCCAGtcccttcccctcctcgTGGTCGACGTGCAGGATGTCAAGTACACGGATGGAGTCGAGTACTTCTGCTGTATCGCCCCTCGGGGTGGTGCCCCTTGGATTCAGAATGATGGCAAAGTGGCACGGAGCTGGTTTGGCGTGGCAGGAGGGGCTGGTGTCGTCAGTCTGCCGTCTGATGTAGTCATCAATGGCGTGGAGGGCATCTATCGGCGTAGTCACTGCTGGCAGGTTGCCGAGCAATGGGCGGAGAAGGATGCCATTTTGGCGCCCCCGACGGTTGAGGATCCTTATGATAACGAGTCGTCACTGTCTTCGCCCTACCAGGCCCAGCAATCGTCCGCAGGTTCGTCAGCGGaacatcaacagcaacaacccaCCCCCCTCCTGGCACCAGGAGGTAATGGCCTCACGCCTCCACCAGTCATCCCCCGGACAAACTCCCCAGCCCTGAGAAGCCGGGCGGAACATCGTCACTCAATCTACCCTGGTCTAGAAGCACTTCCGCTACCAGCTGGTGTTGCCCCGATTGACCCACCTGCCAGGCCCATCAGCAGGTTCAATCCCAACATGAGTTTTGATGACATTTTGAAGCAGGTTCCAAAccagaaagggaagaaataA